The following are from one region of the Passer domesticus isolate bPasDom1 chromosome 13, bPasDom1.hap1, whole genome shotgun sequence genome:
- the STC2 gene encoding stanniocalcin-2 isoform X2 — protein sequence MHFRAAEIQHCLVNAGDVGCGVFECFENNSCEIRGLHEICMTFLHNAGKFDAQGKSFIKDALKCKAHALRHKFSCISRKCPAIKEMVFQLQRECYLKHDLCSAAKENVQVIVEMIHFKDLLQHEPYVDLVNILLTCGEEVKKAITRSVQAQCEQNWGSLCSILSFCTSAVHGDAVLGGDKKVGEGSRAAAGRGDMVAHADPEHRESPRAAKGERGAKGHSNARAKAGGHGAKGAHGILDRADELSDFSDIRR from the exons ATGCACTTCAGGGCAG CTGAAATCCAGCACTGCCTGGTAAATGCTGGCGATGTGGGATGTGGAGTGTTTGAGTGCTTTGAGAACAATTCTTGCGAGATCCGAGGCTTACACGAGATCTGCATGACATTCCTGCACAACGCTGGAAAATTCGATGCCCAG GGAAAATCCTTCATTAAAGACGCTCTGAAGTGTAAGGCTCATGCCTTGAGGCATAAATTCAGCTGCATCAGCCGTAAGTGCCCTGCCATTAAAGAGATGGTGTTCCAGTTACAGCGGGAGTGCTACCTGAAGCATgacctctgctctgctgccaaggAGAACGTCCAGGTCATTGTGGAGATGATTCACTTCAAAGACCTGCTGCAGCATGA GCCTTACGTTGACCTAGTGAACATCCTGCTCACCTGCGGCGAGGAGGTGAAAAAGGCAATAACGAGGAGCGTCCAGGCCCAGTGTGAACAGAACTGGGGAAGTCTCTGCTCCATCCTGAGCTTCTGCACCTCGGCCGTGCACGGCGACGCCGTCCTGGGAGGCGACAAGAAGGTGGGGGAAGGCAGCAGGGCCGCTGCTGGCCGTGGGGACATGGTGGCCCACGCCGACCCCGAGCACAGGGAGAGCCCACGGGCAGCCAAGGGAGAGAGAGGTGCCAAGGGCCACTCCAACGCCCGGGCCAAGGCCGGGGGCCACGGTGCCAAAGGGGCCCACGGCATCCTGGACCGGGCAGACGAACTGTCCGACTTCTCCGACATCCGGAGGTGA
- the STC2 gene encoding stanniocalcin-2 isoform X1, producing MCAELGGKLVAPALLLALLLASARAAAGTEATHPPEGPQDRTPQQKGRLSLQNTAEIQHCLVNAGDVGCGVFECFENNSCEIRGLHEICMTFLHNAGKFDAQGKSFIKDALKCKAHALRHKFSCISRKCPAIKEMVFQLQRECYLKHDLCSAAKENVQVIVEMIHFKDLLQHEPYVDLVNILLTCGEEVKKAITRSVQAQCEQNWGSLCSILSFCTSAVHGDAVLGGDKKVGEGSRAAAGRGDMVAHADPEHRESPRAAKGERGAKGHSNARAKAGGHGAKGAHGILDRADELSDFSDIRR from the exons ATGTGCGCGGAGCTCGGCGGAAAGCTGGTGGCCCcggcgctgctgctggccctgctgctggccagcgCCCGGGCGGCCGCGGGCACTGAGGCCACGCACCCGCCGGAGGGGCCGCAGGACAGGACCCCGCAGCAGAAGGGGCGCCTGTCCCTGCAGAACACAG CTGAAATCCAGCACTGCCTGGTAAATGCTGGCGATGTGGGATGTGGAGTGTTTGAGTGCTTTGAGAACAATTCTTGCGAGATCCGAGGCTTACACGAGATCTGCATGACATTCCTGCACAACGCTGGAAAATTCGATGCCCAG GGAAAATCCTTCATTAAAGACGCTCTGAAGTGTAAGGCTCATGCCTTGAGGCATAAATTCAGCTGCATCAGCCGTAAGTGCCCTGCCATTAAAGAGATGGTGTTCCAGTTACAGCGGGAGTGCTACCTGAAGCATgacctctgctctgctgccaaggAGAACGTCCAGGTCATTGTGGAGATGATTCACTTCAAAGACCTGCTGCAGCATGA GCCTTACGTTGACCTAGTGAACATCCTGCTCACCTGCGGCGAGGAGGTGAAAAAGGCAATAACGAGGAGCGTCCAGGCCCAGTGTGAACAGAACTGGGGAAGTCTCTGCTCCATCCTGAGCTTCTGCACCTCGGCCGTGCACGGCGACGCCGTCCTGGGAGGCGACAAGAAGGTGGGGGAAGGCAGCAGGGCCGCTGCTGGCCGTGGGGACATGGTGGCCCACGCCGACCCCGAGCACAGGGAGAGCCCACGGGCAGCCAAGGGAGAGAGAGGTGCCAAGGGCCACTCCAACGCCCGGGCCAAGGCCGGGGGCCACGGTGCCAAAGGGGCCCACGGCATCCTGGACCGGGCAGACGAACTGTCCGACTTCTCCGACATCCGGAGGTGA